One Anthonomus grandis grandis chromosome 12, icAntGran1.3, whole genome shotgun sequence DNA window includes the following coding sequences:
- the LOC126743396 gene encoding uncharacterized protein LOC126743396 isoform X1, which produces MEDNRTVKNLIKKNCFMCKIDLRDAYFLISVHRKYRRYLRFKFNGVIYEFNCLPFGLNIAPYVFTKLMKPIFSFLRARGFLSVVFLDDILLIGNTYAECLTNRNETLDLLLKLGFVPNYEKSILIPSQVIQYIGFIYSSIDMSVSLPQDKVSSTLELVSKFLLLEKCSIRDFARMLGKVTSICPGIKYGWLYTKYFERQKFLALQSSNENYNATMKILPLLYEDFQWWIKNLPKAKNFIQIDSFAIEIFSDASSTGWGISCLGKKSRGFWSVVEKEYHINYLELLAVFFGLKCFASHLSNCNILCRVDNTTALAYINKMGSVQYPKLNNLSRTIWQWCEERNLFLYASYIKSIDNWEADHESRSLATETEWALDLPAFMKISSSFGEPEIDLFASRTNAKCGKFVSWLRDPESIAIDAFTLNWNQLKFYAFPPFALILRVLNKIISDNARGILVVPLWTAQPWYPVFLSLLEREPIIFAPYKNLMSFNSTPHPLWRKTTLAAGIVSAKH; this is translated from the coding sequence ATGGAGGATAACCGTAcagtaaaaaatttgattaagaaaaattgtttcatGTGTAAAATAGACCTTAGGGATGcatattttctaatttcagTTCACAGAAAATATAGAAGGTAtttgagatttaaatttaatggggTCATTTATGAATTCAATTGTCTGCCATTTGGTCTCAATATAGCGCCTTATGTGTTCACTAAATTAATGAAACCTATATTTAGTTTTCTAAGAGCGAGAGGCTTTCTCTCGGTGGTTTTTTTAGATGACATTTTGCTTATTGGTAACACTTATGCAGAATGTTTAACTAATCGGAATGAGACTTTGGATCTCTTACTTAAATTAGGGTTTGTGCCTAACTATGAGAAAAGTATCTTGATTCCTTCCCAGGTAATTCAGTATATTGGCTTTATTTATAGTTCGATAGATATGTCAGTAAGCCTTCCTCAAGATAAAGTTTCAAGCACCCTAGAACTGGtttcaaaattcttattattagaaaaatgtaGTATTAGAGACTTTGCCAGAATGCTAGGGAAAGTAACATCTATTTGTCCTGGTATTAAATATGGTTGGCTATACACAAAGTATTTTGAGCGCCAAAAATTTCTAGCATTGCAGAGTTCAAATGAAAACTATAATGCAACAATGAAAATTCTACCATTACTCTATGAGGATTTTCAGTGGTGGATTAAAAACTTACCAAAGGcgaaaaactttattcaaattgaCTCGTTTgcaatagaaatattttcagatgcATCTTCTACAGGCTGGGGCATTAGCTGTTTAGGCAAAAAATCGCGGGGGTTCTGGTCAGTAGTTGAAAAAGAATATCATATAAATTATCTGGAATTACTAGCTGTTTTCTTTGGACTCAAGTGTTTTGCCAGCCATCTGTCAAATTGCAACATTCTGTGCCGTGTCGATAATACTACAGCATTAGCATATATCAATAAAATGGGCAGTGTACAATACCCTAAACTCAATAATCTTTCACGCACTATATGGCAATGGTGTGaggaaagaaatttatttttatacgcGTCTTATATAAAATCTATAGACAACTGGGAAGCGGATCATGAATCTCGTAGTTTGGCAACAGAGACTGAATGGGCTCTGGATCTACCAGCATTTATGAAGATATCTTCATCTTTTGGCGAACCAGAAATTGATCTATTTGCATCTAGAACAAACGCAAAGTGCGGGAAATTTGTTTCATGGCTGAGGGATCCAGAGAGCATTGCAATAGATGCATTCACACTAAATTGGAATCAGCTTAAATTCTATGCATTCCCACCATTTGCCTTAATCCTAAGAGTGCTTAACAAAATAATCTCTGACAATGCAAGAGGTATTTTAGTGGTGCCTCTCTGGACAGCTCAGCCTTGGTATCCTGTTTTTCTCTCACTTCTAGAGAGAGAACCTATAATTTTTGCACCCTATAAAAATCTAATGTCTTTCAACAGCACACCACACCCCCTTTGGAGAAAAACTACCCTGGCAGCAGGGATTGTATCAGCGAAGCATTGA